A window of Rhinatrema bivittatum chromosome 2, aRhiBiv1.1, whole genome shotgun sequence contains these coding sequences:
- the LOC115084693 gene encoding uncharacterized protein LOC115084693 isoform X3, giving the protein MTFLTIIIQMKTKKILKGQISKRKRKDSDILTEREPKEDQEQPKKSDERPYKKPKDKHNNHENDTKEPISKRKNCENLRERGLVYSDTVEKE; this is encoded by the exons atgacaTTTCTGACAATAATAATACAAATGAAG acCAAGAAAATATTAAAGGGGcaaatttccaaaagaaaaagaaaagacagcGACATCTTAACAGAGAGGGAACCGAAAGAAG ACCAAGAGCAGCCAAAGAAATCTGATGAAAGACCATACAAGAAACCAAAAGACAAGCATAATA accatgaaaatgatacaaaagaacctatttccaaaagaaaaaactgTGAGAACCTCAGAGAGAGGGGACTAGTGTACAGTGACACAGTAGAGAAAGAATGA